In Pygocentrus nattereri isolate fPygNat1 chromosome 3, fPygNat1.pri, whole genome shotgun sequence, the DNA window GTTCTGACACAGGTGCATAGTTCACTGAACTTAACAACTACCAACATCAACTACCAACACCGAAAACTGCCCACCTGCAAAGGCCTATATTCTTTGGATTAAATCATATGAAGAGGTGCAGTTCCTAATTCCTCCCAGCATTGTTGAGTTagcttatttattattatccaCTGTTTTACTATTCACTATTCATCACTATTTCAATAATTAGCGTTATTGATCAGAATAACAAGTTTTCTTTAGTTGCTATTTGTGTATGAAAAAGAAACAGTCTCTAAAGGTGCCAAATGGAGCTCTTTGGTTATTGCCCATTCTAATATGCGTAGGACTGCAGTCACACcattactgtactgtgttaTAAGATTCAGCAGAACTTGTAGCATCACTCTTCAGAGCGTAATATTACTACCATATTTTTAACAAGAATGGTAGAAGTACATTAGGAACACTGCTACTCCCTTTTTAtgggttgagagagagagcgagagagagagagagcgagagagagagagagcgagagagagagagagagagagagagagagagagagagcgagagagagagagagcgagagagagagagagtgagagagagagagagagagagagagagagagagagagcgagagagagagtaatgactGCCACTGCATTCACATaaaagcgcacacacacacacacaaacactgtgtaTTTGAGTCTTTCTGGGTGTTTTATGGTCCTCTTTATGAGTGAATGTAAAATGCTGTTGTTTTACATCAACTCTCACCTCAACCTCAACAACCAAAACAGCAGTTTTATCCCCTTTTATTCTTTCTAATGAAAACAGATTCAAGATAAAAAAATACCTTAAACAAAGCACACAAGATCATATCATAGGGATTTTTAAATCGGTATGTTGATCTTTTTATCTTTCTCCTTTTATCATCTAAATAGCAAAACACACTTGTGTTCAAACACACAAGGAAGCAGACAAGGAAAAGCAGAAACATAGACGCATTTAACAGCTTTATCTATTGGCTTAGTCTCAAACTAGATAAATCAAGTATGTCTTAAATACAGTACTATGTTTTAAGTACAtaaacacattgtttaaaatCATTCATCTCAATCATAACACTATATACAgtcgcatgcaaaagtttggtccTTCATGGGCAGATTACATATTGATTTTTGTTTCTAAGAAAGGTAAACACAACATCTGCAAgaatataaatgttaaaaatgtttatgtttaacACAAACATTGTGAGCAAATGTTGTTTGCATTTGTTAATTTATATTTGAACTTTATAATAGAAAATTCGTAATTGTGGCACATGCAAAAGACACTTTTCCAGTTTAAAGGACTTTATTGACTCATTAGTACAGTCATTAAACACTGTCAGCTGATGACAATTGCAGAATATAATATATTCCTTGTGCTAACATTAAAAAACCATGGACTTCTGTCAGCAGTTAAGGATCTGAAAATAAAGCTAATAGATGCCTGCAAAGCAGGCGGAGGCTGTAAAAAGGTAAAGATTAAAAACACTTCTAATTCACAATTTTTACTGTCCTAAATCTAATTAATAAATTGCAGTTAAGGGGACATATGGAAGTCAAAGCAATATTTTGAAGACCAAGAAAACTCACAAACTTTTATTATGCTGGCAAGAAAGACTTTATGCTGGCATGAAAGACAAAGCATATGACAGCAAAGTAACTGGGCTTAGCCTATACAGGAGTGGTAGTGCGACATCCTACTGTGCAGCTTTGttgcacaaacatgatctgcaAGGAAGAGTCATCAGTAAGAAACCTTACCTATGACCTCATCAGAAAAATCAACTTCTGCAATATGCATAAGAGCCTCTAGATAATCCAGAGGCACTTTGGAAACAAGTGCTGGAGTACAAATTGAAGTGTTCGATTGCTATTACCAAAGATATGTAGAtatgtttggggaaaaaaaaaaggatcagCATTGAATGTAAACAACACTTGCCATGTGTTAAAGGTGGTGGTGGATCTATTATGCTTTGGGGTTTGGCAGCAGCCAGTGGCATGGGAAATGTTGCACAAGTTgatggaagaatggattccACTAAAGATCAGCAAGTTTTAGAAGTAAATGTGACACTGTCAGGAAACGGATGCTGAAAAGAGTCTGGCTTCTACAGCAGGACAATCATGCATGATACATTCCTCATTTGCTACCTCAAAAAATCCAAAGGGGGTGTTACCAAGCACTGATGTAGTATGGCTTCCAAACTGTTGTACATGTcacaaatatgttttatattgttttcacttttaaagCCACAGATGTCGTAATTAGCATATACAGCACTGCCATGCATTGTTGATATGTTACATGAAGTAGAAACGTGTTATTATTATGCATAACTTTACTTTTCCCATCCCATcccagccctaatcctaatcttagcCTTCAGTCTGGCCTGATCCTAACCATAACtttaaccaaaaccaaattcagttcagctccagttACAAAATGGTGTCAGCAGTGTGTCTATAACAGCTCAATGAGGATGTTGAGATGGTCTGTATTAAACCTCTTAAATGCTCAGTGACCTCTCAGATTAACATCTGCAGATATGAATTtagaccatccaaataaagtgaaaaataattgaGTTCAGCAGATTATAAACAAAGTGTATTTATGCAGTTAATTAAACGTCTCTTGATAATCTACTGCATTCATTTACTGCTGCTACATCATTGATATGCTGTTGATATGTTACTGAGAGTGTGTTGAGTGTCTAAAAAGGACCACTGGAAGTATTACCAAAGAAGCTTTCTCAGGTCAATACCAGATGGGTCAGTCTGCTTGGACCTCATTGTCCCTCGTCTGGCACATAGCCTCAGGTGTTAAACACAGGTCAGTAGTCTTTATGAcgcatgtttatttatttgtttattatctGCAGAGCAGACTGGCAATCCAAGTTTCATCATCAGCTGCTTAATGACATTTATTAGAATATTCATACTAAACACCCTCTTTCACAAGGAGTGCCTCGacaactttctttctttctttctttctttctttctttctttctttctttctttctttctttctttctttcttcaataACTAGCTAATTTAAATTTTGATCTTGCAGTGAAATTAAATAACTAGTTTTCTTTGACCCTGTCATCACTGCCCTGTCCACTTCTCCACACAGACGTGGAGACGTTTCCTCAGTCTCAGCCCTCTGCCTGTTTTTAGCTCCTCTCGAGTGCCCAGAGTGTCACCCAGTCAACAGGGTCAACAGGGTGCTGACATCTCAAACTTACTGACCCCTGTGCCTGATCATGACTTCTGGGAAGGAGGTGGATAACACCTGCTGGTGTGGAAAAACCTCTTCGCTTTCATATTCCCTCATATCTCTCTTTCGTTCCTAGTGACCAGAGGAGCACCCAGTGCTGATAAGCTTGCTGTGACCTCGCCGCCGTGCATTAGACTAGCAGATCCAGTGAACTTTAATGGCATTTAAATGCAATCTCGCACCTGCCTGAAAACACAAGTGGCTTTTTgcatgtcattttttatttgagatTATTATTATCGACTGGCATAACAGTGGCAGCACCAAAACAGAGGGATAAACAGATCATTTGCCTGGCTTTGTATATCGTTATTTAACATTACATGCGGTATATTGACAAGAAAGTGGGAAGGGTCATTGAATCTATGAGAATAGCTCCTAATATATATGCATCATTGTATAGGAAAAGTCCTATTTATTTACATGGTGACATATTGGAAATGTCAGAGGAGAAAGGGGCATGGAGTGTTTTTACTGGTCATCACAAGAGTAGCAGTTCATATTGATGTCTTTAGCTGGTTTTCATATGAAATCTGAATTTGTGAGCCTACCAGAATGACTGTGCCATCCTACATGTACATACCATACATATGATTTTGAAATTTCAATGCACTTGTTTGAATATATGCTTTTCATAACTGTAAAGACTTTTAAAtctattgctgctgtcggaacaaaatagtaagtttacaggagagggaaaaaatcatactgtacttttaatgtaagtctatggaatcAGACTTCTTctctaagtaattttgggacatttttgTGGTCCAATGATCGTGAAATTATCGTTTTGTTGTGATAGCAGCGATATGTTTatgcttaaatatttgaaatttcTTTGTAATTCACCTACCACTGGCAAAGTTAATGcctatatttatacattttgatgttaaaaaatgtaaaaatgacccCCACCATGTAGTTTCCAGCAGCCAACAGATGTTCACCATCCATGGAACTTCTTCTTGAAAAAACATCCCAGTTGTCTCATTATGATGCTGCTTGAGAGAAGACAATGCTGACAAAGGTGAGCtgctttttaattattaaaacataAGATGCTTTTGATTTGTTGAACATATTTTGCCCAGTGCATAATTGTCTGTGTATTTTACAATTTTAATACATACATGTCATGAATATGCCAATATAGTGTGTCCACACAAATTCCTTCTAAGTACAGCAAAATGAACCAGATTTCACTGCAATCCCAATGCAGCAGAAGTGTCTCCTGATATATTATCCACCTGGTTGTTGGTCTAATATGAAGCACAAAGAGTTCTGTGTCTTCTCTCAGATAGGACTCTACTTTCCTGAGTCGCATCAAGGCGTGTTTGTGGGCGGCCGTAATGTCATTAACTGAAGCCAGTGTTCAGCCTAATCGCTGCGTCAGCGTTTCAGAGCCCGGTCCGTGCAAAAGGAGGTAAttgcttttttattaattaGCTTTCCCACAGATTAATTAAGACCAAACATGCACTGATAATTCGGCCTCTGCTGCAAACACGAAGCCCAAGTTTGTAATGATGTGCGAATACACATGCCCATGCAGTCATTGTCTTCAGTTCAGTTGTGGCCAGTTTTGTCCACATCCACTGTTTAATCACACCCTTCATTCACAAAAGGTCTAAAACTTCATTTGAAGGTGACCATGAGGTCGCATGTTGTGAAATATGATTTTAACTAAATGTGCTAATAGTTAAACTAGATTGTCTCTGGTAGGCATGTAAACATTGTCTTACCTCCACTGTCTGGTGTGGTCTGGAGGAGGATAAGTTTTCCTCTTTTGAGTCTTAGCCATGGCTGTTCAATACAAGGGGTCTTCAATGTATCTCTGTATGATCTCATACAGGTGCTCCTGGTAAAAGTtcccagagtttttttttttttttaccatatttACAAGTAAACATTAAAGAGTCAAACATCAGACATGCAAAGGAGTCCAACCATCAGCAACATCTTTGGCAGATATAAAAGAAGATATATACTTTATACTGTGACCATCAATGCAGGGCTACAAGAACAGTATTTGTGCTTTATAAACATAGCTGAAATATACTGAATTGTTCCAGCAGATTTCTGCACACTGTAACTGCAAACTGCTTCTTTAATGACATTCGGACAAAAGAACAGGCCATAATCGTGAATTAAACAGTactaaattttaaattttattttttcaggctTCTTGCTTTTGTGCTCCTCAATCCTATTATTGCAGTCACTTACCCTGTTCTACATATTTTGAATTCATGAAGGGTTTGGTAATGAGTTGACATACAAGATTCTTATCTGAGAGTGACAATTTGCAGCACAGGGAGATTAAATGGCTGAGTTTGGGAAACACTGGGTGAGATATCGGTAACTGCAACATGCATCAGTCATTTTTATAGGCCTACAATTATGCATTCAAGTCTTCATCCATGTGGTTGCAAGTGACCTAAAAGACCCTTTAATTGGTCGCTTAAAGCTTTAAATCCTCCTCTTTACTCGCCCCGTTTCGCCTTCTCCGGTTAATGTGTTGTGTCGAAGTCTATTACCACCGCTGGACGTCCCTGTCCCTTAAGttgaacagaaataaataaattaaataaatggagaagaaaaaaacaaaaaaaagaaaacaaggaaaCCATCAGTGGAGGTTTGTGCAGGTCGATAAAGCTTTTAGATCTGGAGATGTTCTCAGGGAGCCCATTTCCCGAGGCTAAGAGTTGTTAATGGAGCTTTAGGAATTATCTTATGACTCTGGGTTGGAGAGCAGTTTATTTGCCCGGCCCCTGCTCTCCCACGTCGAGGCTGAATGGTGCTGCTGTCAAACTCGCTTAATGAAAAGTAACGCACCGCTGATTACAGTTTTATTTGGCCCCTATGTAAAAAGGCGTCGTTAATTTAGCATTCCCCATCCACTGTGTGGTTGAATTTGGCACGGCTGAATGATTTAGTCAGACTACACagccccatctctctctctctctctctctctctctctctctctctctctctctctctcctgctcacaCATATACATCATATACTCACACACTATTCTCCTAGTTGTTAAATGATTGTTGTGATTGTTAAATGTTATGTTTGATTCAGATATTCTCTCTTAtagtttattaataaaaacataataatactaatactactactactactactactactactactaataataataataataataataataatgataataataataattattattattattattactagtagtagtagtagttttgctattattattattgttgttgttgttgtcaatGTGGGTGTTACTAATGGTTGATGAGAGCGATGGATGATGATAAGTgttattattctattattactattatttttggttgatactattactactactactactgctactgctaacaacaacaataatgataataatgttaataataataataataataataataataatattactgaTAGTGAGAGGTTTTGCAGACTTTTCCAGATTAGCACAAACCTCCTGTTTgttaaatttattattaaatattaagcatttataaattcAACTACATTTATAGTTCTGTTTGTTGTGCTGCCTAAAAGGTATCTGTTAAAAGAGATTGCTCTATCTTGATCTGATCTACTATGTTCCACAAATAAACATGTTCCACCTTTCTTTTCTATCAAACAGAAAATACCCTTTGTTCAAGAGGACAGAAGATCTCAATCGTTTTTGCCTTTGGCATTAAAATTCATTATTGAGGCTCCTCCGGCCGGACACCTTCCCCCGTGGGACGACAATTTTACCATCACTGTCAAGTCTTACCCTCGACTCCCTGTTTTTGCCCTTTTATCTGAAGCAACTAATTCACGTTCTCTTGCCCTTTTCACTTCCAGACGTGCCCcgggtgggggaaaaaagtctcTCACTGACGGTGatactggagaagagagagaatctCCAGAAATTGAGGGGTTAAGTGtcaggaataaaaaaaaaatcacttccaATGATCTCTGCTGTAAGCCAGCATCAGCAGCCTGACCTGGAAAACTCTGGCCCTTTGACAGAGGCATCAGTGAGGGGGATTTGATGGTTTCGATAATATTATCAGCAGGAGTGAAGTAATCAATAAGTTGAGGCAAGATATGACAGACTACATCCCAATTACCTGGGTTAATGAGGCCCATCCTTACTGCTCATCCACACATACAGATACTCAGTGATTGACTGCTATTAACACCCAATAGAGAGGGCAATTTTAGGTATACTGTAAAGCATATTAAGTGTATTTTATGAAAATAcaaattcttttttctttttattacaaattaatACTTATTTTGATTATCAGGGCCAAATAAATCAATTGCATTTTCAGTTTCATTATAAATCTAACATTTGAAATATTATAAACATCACATTCCAAATTTTGAGCACAGAAAAGTAAAACCAGTGCATCGCAAAATAGGACTGTTCCTTTTTCCTGTTTAAAGCAAAATCATGATAAGACAGCAGGAGGACGAGGACAAAGTGGACGCACAAAGTCCATCAGCATTCAGTaattcagcaccatggacagcacCCTCTATCACACAAGGACAAGACGTGCTCAGCCAAAACCGACCCTTTATTATGGTGAACAAATTTAAAACAGCCCCCAGGTCTGAAGGAAAATTGTGTGTAGGCTTCTTGTGTGAGATTTagtttcttttcttattttttttctacagtgaTACGCAGGTCGTCCAATTCATGACCGAGTTTTAAAGAAAAAGTCCCATAATGATTACCAACATATGCAtgctaaagaaaaaagaaaataaataaatacaacaaaattgTAAACCTCTTTTTCAAAAAGTAAGCTTCCAGTTGTACATTTACATAACGTGCGCTGTttaacagaagaagaagaaaatatataaatatacatatattaataAACTGATCCCATcagaaataaaatgtcaataGAACAGTCATTACATACAATTCCCCATGATCAAGCaaatatatatatccatatatatatatgtgtgtgtgtatgtttaaaaaaaatgtccaaTAGCTTTTTGGACCCATCCAAACACAgatcagcattttttttctcatcaacTGTCACAACAGCATATTCCAAATGCATCTTtctttgtgctgatgttgatcaGGTGGGTTAGGAGCAAAACATTTTGTTCATCGCTTTGGGGAAAGCCATGTTATCCTTATTGGGCTCTTGATGCTGCAAAGCAATGGTGTGTCCTTTTATCCCGTTGCTTCCTGCCGTGCGCTCCGGTGCGCCCATCTCCAGGATGGAGCCTTTGGTCATGGTCCAAGAAActgatgtgttagtgtgcgaTTGGTTCAAAGTGCTGTGTCTAAACAGGGGGTCATGAAAAACCCCATCCACCCAGTTTCTAAGGGTTGTGACTGGGGAGTCCTGCTGTCTGTCCAGGCCACTAGTAGGTGATGACGCCTCAGGGGAGGAGGGCATGGCCGGCTGGCATCTGAGCATACAGGATGGATATTCTGTCTGGTTCAATGAGGTGGCGGTCTGGGCCAGTGACCAAATGCGTGGTTTGTTGTCCAGCACTTGGTGACCTTGCTGGAAGCAGGTCTTGGTCTGCCGCATGTCACCTGGGTCGCGCTCCAGGTCTTCGGCAGCTGCAGTTTTTAAGCAGCTCTTGGCCAGGTCGCGGTCCCCCTCCAGTGAGGGTCCAATGGACAGCTTCAGGGAAGTGTCCTTGAGGTGCTCGGTACTGGGCGGGTGCGCGTTCATGTGGAATTGATGCTTCAGCTCACACTCAGAGCTTTCTGACTCAATGGCGTCAAAGTCGTCCAGGTCGCTAAGCTGAAGGTCCTTATCCTCTCGACTTCTGCTCTCTGACAAAGAAGAAACAAGAAATGTTCTTTAAGGAGCTGTTCAGATACATCAAAATAGtcagaatagtccaccaatgaAAAAAATCGAGCCAGCAGTATCCTGTGGcgagaaactgaccactgatgactAGAGGAcgacaaacacaaacagtagCAATAGATGAGCTACCAGCTCTaacatctgcaaggtggaccaacaaggtacaGTACTTTGCTAAAAATACCACCATAAATGTTTGTCAAGTTTTTGATTTTTCTGATTCaggaaatgaacagaaaacatatatttaatagaaaatcaTTCAGAAGCCTCAAGAACTAAATGCACTAATTTTTTTAGATATTAATGCCaactttttgtctttattacagcttccttttccttttcagGATACTTGCTTATATGTTATCAAGCATATAATCCAAGCAgctttatataatattatacacTAAAAAAGCAGTGTGGCAATATTCAGTCttgaaaataaaggtaccaAATGGCTCTTTGGAGTGATATCATAAAATAACCACttttatttccataaataaCTTATCAATTGAtgttcaaagaaccatttttgtaaatgagttgtAAAGAACCACCAATGTAGTGAACACTGGATTAAGACCTACAGAGTTCAATTAGCATCTATGATGTTCATTTATGCCCATCTGGACATAAATATTGTAAGATGGATTTTTCTTTCCACCAAACTAACACTTTACTGGCAGTTAAATATGCATGAAGGCAAGGACTTGAAGCTGACCGTCATCGTTCGTTTCGCTTTTTATTTGATCCTCTTGTGAGCCTTCCTCGTCTTCCCCGTATCTCTTCTCATCTGAGCACTTGTTCCTTGGTGGCCAGGTCATCTTGTTCTCCTTCTTGAGTCTCCTCCTGGCATTGGCAAACCACGTGGAGACTTGGGTGAGGGTCATCTTGGTGATGATGGCCAGCATGATCTTCTCGCCCTTGGTGGGGTAGGGGTTCTTCCTGTGCTCCTGCAGCCAGGCCTTCAACGTGCTGGTGGTCTCACGGGTGGCATTTTTCCTCCTGGTCCCTCCATCCATAGAGCCATATCTACAGTAGAGGAAAGCAATGGTTAGTAAACCTTTAGAGGAACATCACAAATGGGTTTCTCATGCTCCATACTCCATCTACAGAACAAAAGCCCTTGgggaaataaacatttaaactgtTGGCTTCTGTAGCACTTTCATGCGGGTTAAAAGCAAATGTAGAGTAAATGGCATTTGCAATTTATGATGCTGATTCAGTGAGCTTATGTGAGCAAAGAAATCTAATGATTCTTATTCAGCTGAAACTGTGTTAGATTCCCCTCCATAGTCTGCTTTCACGTTAAACTTTCTGGTATACATACTGTCAATATTTAAGGCATCATGCATGTTTTAAGCAGATCAGGTTTCAATTACCAGGTTCCTATCTTCTCTGCAGTACATGTAAGTTCTGAAAACGTTCTAAGATTTATGATAAGTTTTAACTTAATATATTATTGATCAGTAGCACTGATTATCAGCCAGCATTGACAGAAAACAGTGCtgaaaaataatttgttttaagCATAATTAAGTTAAATGTGGAGTCCAATGAAACTCCAATAGTAAGTGGCAGCAACCCAAATCCATTGTGATGGATCTTAACTACACTGAGGAATGAATGTAAGCTGAATGCATCAAAGAACAACAGTTACAATAACACaaaaagtgcatttattcatttatttagtgtGTAATTATTCAATCAATATGCAACTTCACAGGCCTTTGAGATGGATCAGCCTTGTCTTGCTCACGTTAATAGGCAATTGCCAAACCAAGTAATGAAGACCAATATTCAATACCTGTCGTACTGGTACTGCCCCAGGGTGGGGTCATAGGGGTAGTAGGCAGCAGCCTGAGTGATCCCTGCATGCGCAGAGGCCGTCCCATCCTTTGTGTCAAATGCACCCTGCAATCAAACAcaacatacatttttcagtcattCAGTTGTTATTTCAACTGACCATATATTTATTAGACccttccatccttccattaCTGCTTCTTATGCAAGCTTCCAATGTaaacagtataaaaaaaaacatatatatatatatatatatatatatatatatatatatcaaaggaaaaaatgtaaaggaaaacatatAGAAAGCTGCTTCTTCAGGCAGGAACTCACCAGTGAATAAAAAGCTGAGGCGTCTGTGCCGTATGCAACATAATTGCCGTAGCCCTGTCCGCTGGTGTATGGACTGCCATAGACCAGCTCGTGCCGGGCAGTGGCCAGCAGCCTGCTCTCATAGACAGGGCAGTAAACTGGAGGCTGTGCCGAGGTGGCCATGCTTGAGTCCGGCACGGACCTGGAGCTTGACTCGCAGCAAGAGGTCAGAGAGCTGGTGGTCATGAGGAACTAGAGgtacagacagagaaagagaggcaggtGGAATAAAGTCCatgtgaaaaaaggaaacaacaGTATGTTtgcaaaattaaaggaaaaaataaaagttcagaGTTGGAGGCTGCACAGCACAAACCATGCTGAATTAAAACCACCAGTGTTCATCAACATCTACAATGTTCGTTAGGACCTACAGTGCTCATCAAGATGTACAGTGTTACATTAATTTGTACAGTCTGACATCACAATCTACAGTGTTCTACACTGACAGTGCCAAAGTGCAGCATATAAACTGGCAAAAAATAGGCGAAATGTTATTTGTTtactgaaggaaaacagtaaatattaattttaaggGGGTTACATTAACACGAAACAACATATACAGTGTTGACTGATGGTGTTCATTAAAGTGCACACAAACACTGAGAGTGAATTCAGTGCTTAAACCACGAAATTCTAAAGAAATTTTTTAATGAGAGCTAAAGCATCTCTCAACCCaagcaataaaacattttaaacatcagTCACTTCATGAGTGCACAACAAAATCCTCAGtatatcatttatttaactcACACCTGTACAGCACTGAATAAAGCC includes these proteins:
- the irx4a gene encoding iroquois-class homeodomain protein IRX-4a translates to MSYPQFGYPYSSAPQFLMTTSSLTSCCESSSRSVPDSSMATSAQPPVYCPVYESRLLATARHELVYGSPYTSGQGYGNYVAYGTDASAFYSLGAFDTKDGTASAHAGITQAAAYYPYDPTLGQYQYDRYGSMDGGTRRKNATRETTSTLKAWLQEHRKNPYPTKGEKIMLAIITKMTLTQVSTWFANARRRLKKENKMTWPPRNKCSDEKRYGEDEEGSQEDQIKSETNDDESRSREDKDLQLSDLDDFDAIESESSECELKHQFHMNAHPPSTEHLKDTSLKLSIGPSLEGDRDLAKSCLKTAAAEDLERDPGDMRQTKTCFQQGHQVLDNKPRIWSLAQTATSLNQTEYPSCMLRCQPAMPSSPEASSPTSGLDRQQDSPVTTLRNWVDGVFHDPLFRHSTLNQSHTNTSVSWTMTKGSILEMGAPERTAGSNGIKGHTIALQHQEPNKDNMAFPKAMNKMFCS